One stretch of Segatella copri DNA includes these proteins:
- the prmA gene encoding 50S ribosomal protein L11 methyltransferase gives MKYLVATFTIETTADLMQASQDLLADGAAEAGFESFEETETGLEAYVQKELFDKEILDAYIADFPIGDTKITYEVKDAEDKDWNQEWEEQGFEPIYVDNQVVIYDAKHPELYPDTSNRPDIIEIGIEAKLAFGTGNHETTRMIISQLLHMPIRTKRILDCGTGTGILALTCSKLGAKDVVGYDIDEWSVENAKHNAVLNGVTNMEVLFGNSQVINHISGVFDLVLANINRNILLDDMRAFRSVMNIGGTLVLSGFYEEDIPVLLEKAEELGMHEINRQIDNNWACLVLGS, from the coding sequence ATGAAATATTTAGTAGCAACATTCACTATTGAAACGACTGCCGACTTGATGCAGGCCTCTCAGGATCTGCTTGCCGATGGTGCAGCCGAAGCCGGATTTGAATCTTTTGAAGAAACAGAAACCGGACTGGAAGCGTATGTGCAGAAAGAACTCTTCGACAAGGAGATACTGGATGCCTATATTGCTGATTTCCCTATCGGGGATACGAAAATTACCTACGAGGTGAAAGATGCAGAAGACAAGGATTGGAACCAGGAATGGGAAGAACAGGGATTCGAACCAATTTATGTGGACAACCAGGTGGTGATTTACGATGCGAAACATCCCGAACTCTATCCCGATACGAGCAACAGACCCGACATTATAGAAATAGGTATTGAGGCGAAACTGGCGTTCGGAACAGGAAACCACGAAACCACACGCATGATTATTTCCCAGCTGCTCCACATGCCTATCAGAACCAAACGCATCCTGGATTGCGGAACGGGTACGGGAATCCTTGCCCTTACCTGCTCAAAACTCGGAGCGAAAGACGTGGTAGGCTACGATATTGACGAGTGGAGCGTGGAAAATGCCAAGCATAATGCCGTGCTCAACGGCGTAACTAACATGGAAGTTCTCTTTGGCAACAGTCAGGTAATCAACCACATCAGCGGCGTTTTCGACCTGGTTCTAGCCAACATCAACCGCAACATTCTGCTCGACGACATGCGCGCTTTCCGTAGCGTGATGAACATCGGCGGAACCCTGGTTCTGAGCGGCTTCTACGAAGAAGATATTCCTGTACTCCTGGAGAAAGCAGAAGAACTGGGAATGCATGAAATAAACAGACAGATTGACAACAATTGGGCCTGCCTTGTTTTAGGTTCATAA
- a CDS encoding hemin receptor, translated as MKNSKYFLLAMLGLMSVPALAQETYQNTKMAENSLTGTARYVGMGGAMEALGADISTMSSNPAGIGLFRKSQVSMTFGVVAQTDAETALNYNGSTLSFDGKKSKPSFDQAGFVWSPSSKGSNYINLGFNYHKSTNFNQILTAVGRLDGASQNRLTAAKYAKIRKEVNDYAESHPNASSKDLQDYSNYLGDMIATGVDYGYQNMFGTNADGSMMNSLKGEDFLFGQYQHGYIGVYDFNISGSLNNRVWLGLTVGLHDVHYKSNSSYGEILEQVGTASDGSSVNAATNSMEQVKITGTGFDVKFGAIFRPFVDSPFRIGVYVNSPVFYDLTRSSAIDMEAYNLPKSFAPSESQPGISGNLYDSDYHNISDYDFRLNTPWKVGASLGHTIGSNIALGATYEYAWYNHMDTRIKDGGYYDGYWGEYYESSTSDKVMNENTKSSLNGVSTLKIGMEYKPIQMLALRFGYNYVSPMFDKYGFRDQSLICGADANDNNGVNTSASSDYTNWKATNRFTVGVGFNYQKLSIDVAYQYSSQNGDFYPYMSYYPEDNSKFGANIAPVTEVNNKRHQLLMTVGYRF; from the coding sequence ATGAAAAATTCTAAATATTTTCTTTTAGCGATGTTAGGGCTGATGTCTGTACCTGCTCTTGCACAAGAGACTTATCAGAATACCAAGATGGCAGAGAACAGCCTTACTGGTACAGCTCGCTATGTGGGCATGGGTGGTGCAATGGAAGCATTAGGTGCAGACATTTCTACTATGAGTAGCAACCCTGCTGGTATTGGATTGTTTCGTAAAAGCCAGGTTAGTATGACTTTTGGTGTGGTTGCTCAGACTGATGCAGAAACAGCCCTTAATTATAATGGTTCGACATTATCATTTGATGGTAAAAAATCAAAACCTAGTTTTGATCAAGCAGGTTTTGTATGGTCGCCTAGCAGTAAAGGCAGCAATTATATTAATTTGGGCTTTAATTATCATAAAAGTACAAATTTTAATCAAATACTTACTGCCGTAGGACGATTGGATGGTGCTTCACAAAATCGATTAACTGCAGCTAAATATGCTAAAATACGGAAAGAAGTAAATGACTATGCAGAAAGTCATCCTAATGCATCCTCTAAAGATTTGCAGGACTATTCCAATTATTTAGGAGATATGATTGCTACGGGTGTAGATTATGGTTATCAAAATATGTTTGGAACTAATGCTGATGGTTCTATGATGAATAGTTTGAAAGGTGAAGATTTCCTTTTTGGGCAGTATCAGCATGGTTACATTGGCGTATATGATTTTAATATATCAGGTTCCCTTAACAATCGCGTGTGGTTAGGATTGACAGTTGGTTTGCATGATGTGCATTATAAAAGCAATTCTTCTTATGGGGAAATATTGGAACAAGTGGGCACGGCCTCAGATGGTAGTTCTGTAAATGCAGCAACCAACTCTATGGAGCAAGTTAAAATCACAGGTACTGGTTTTGATGTTAAATTTGGTGCAATATTTAGACCATTTGTCGATTCTCCTTTCCGTATTGGAGTTTACGTGAATTCTCCAGTCTTCTATGATTTGACTCGTAGTTCCGCTATTGATATGGAAGCTTACAATTTGCCAAAGTCTTTTGCTCCATCTGAATCGCAACCAGGAATTTCTGGCAATTTATATGATTCTGATTATCATAACATTTCGGATTATGATTTTCGATTAAACACTCCATGGAAGGTTGGTGCTAGTTTAGGACATACCATAGGTTCTAATATTGCTTTAGGTGCTACTTATGAATATGCTTGGTATAATCATATGGATACTCGAATTAAAGATGGTGGTTATTATGATGGCTATTGGGGAGAGTATTATGAGTCAAGTACTAGTGATAAAGTCATGAATGAAAATACAAAATCTTCTCTTAATGGGGTTAGTACTTTAAAAATAGGTATGGAGTATAAACCAATACAAATGTTGGCGTTACGTTTTGGATACAATTATGTTTCACCAATGTTTGACAAGTATGGCTTTCGTGATCAATCTTTGATATGTGGTGCAGATGCTAATGATAACAATGGAGTAAACACCTCTGCTTCTAGTGACTATACTAATTGGAAGGCTACCAATCGTTTCACGGTTGGCGTAGGATTCAATTATCAGAAATTGTCTATTGATGTAGCTTATCAGTATTCTTCTCAGAATGGTGATTTTTATCCATACATGAGTTACTATCCAGAGGATAATAGTAAGTTTGGCGCTAATATAGCTCCTGTAACGGAAGTAAACAACAAGCGCCACCAGTTACTGATGACCGTTGGCTATAGGTTCTAA
- a CDS encoding protein-disulfide reductase DsbD family protein — protein sequence MKKVFLIFQLLLVVMLAQAQMMNPVKFTSSLKTDGSAVAEIVFSGKIQPGWHVYSTGLGGDGPISASFNVNKLEGVELVGKLQPRGREIAKFDPLFEMKLRYFEGSVTFVQKVKFTQPNYHIDAYLEYGACNDQNCMPPSEAGFKQSGKSPAVDAPAAGAKDALNAKAIDPALAAKMKADSLAKAAALAQTDSATQPVDSAALASAMENLNVKDLWKPVVKELQAFGGANDIANHSLFYIFFIGFVGGLLALVMPCIWPIIPMTVSFFLKRAKNDKKKGIRDAITYGLSIVVIYLVLGLAVTAIAGPSTLNALSTSAVFNIILFLLLAVFAFSFFGWFEIKLPDSWGNAVDNKASSTTGMISIFLMAFTLVLVSFSCTAPIIGLLLVQTVTSGDWLAPTVGMFGFALALALPFTLFALFPSWLKSAPKSGSWMETIKIVLGFIELAFSLKFLSVADLAYGWHIMDREVFLSLWIVIFGLLGLYLIGKLKFQVDAIGGDINKPMPVACIMLGLCSLAFSVYMIPGLWGAPCKAVSAFAPPINTQDFNLNTKTVEPAYKDYELGMAAAKASGKPVLLDFTGYGCVNCRKMEASVWTDPSVADKLAKDYVLISLYVDDKTPLPEPMEVTFNGEKRTLRTVGDKWSYLQASKFGANAQPFYVAIDNDGNPLAAAFSFKEDVSAYLDFLNKGLDNYRNK from the coding sequence ATGAAAAAAGTATTTTTAATCTTTCAATTACTCCTTGTAGTAATGCTGGCTCAGGCGCAGATGATGAACCCTGTGAAGTTCACCAGCTCGCTGAAAACAGACGGAAGTGCTGTGGCCGAAATCGTGTTTAGCGGAAAAATCCAACCGGGATGGCACGTCTATTCTACCGGTTTGGGTGGCGATGGTCCGATTTCTGCTTCGTTCAACGTAAACAAGCTTGAAGGTGTTGAACTCGTAGGAAAACTTCAGCCACGCGGCAGAGAGATTGCAAAGTTTGACCCTCTCTTCGAGATGAAACTCCGTTATTTTGAAGGTAGCGTTACCTTTGTACAGAAGGTGAAGTTTACCCAACCAAATTATCATATTGATGCCTATCTGGAGTATGGCGCCTGCAACGACCAGAACTGTATGCCACCAAGCGAGGCTGGTTTTAAGCAGAGTGGCAAATCGCCTGCCGTTGATGCTCCTGCAGCTGGGGCAAAAGATGCTCTGAATGCGAAGGCGATTGATCCTGCTCTTGCAGCCAAGATGAAGGCCGATTCGCTTGCCAAGGCCGCAGCCCTGGCTCAGACCGATAGCGCTACCCAGCCTGTAGATTCCGCAGCTTTGGCATCTGCTATGGAAAATCTGAACGTCAAGGACTTATGGAAACCGGTTGTTAAAGAACTCCAGGCATTTGGCGGAGCTAACGACATCGCCAACCATTCGCTCTTCTATATCTTCTTCATCGGTTTTGTGGGCGGTCTGCTTGCGCTCGTCATGCCTTGCATCTGGCCTATCATCCCGATGACCGTAAGTTTCTTCCTGAAGCGTGCTAAGAACGATAAGAAGAAAGGTATCCGCGATGCGATTACCTATGGTTTGAGCATCGTAGTCATCTATCTGGTTTTGGGTCTTGCCGTAACAGCCATCGCAGGTCCTAGCACCCTGAATGCGCTCAGTACAAGTGCCGTTTTCAACATCATCCTCTTCCTCCTGCTTGCCGTTTTCGCCTTCTCGTTCTTCGGTTGGTTCGAAATCAAATTGCCTGACAGTTGGGGAAATGCGGTAGACAACAAGGCTTCCAGCACCACGGGTATGATTTCTATCTTCCTGATGGCTTTCACCCTGGTATTGGTCAGCTTCTCATGTACAGCTCCTATCATCGGTTTGCTGCTGGTTCAGACCGTTACATCCGGCGACTGGCTCGCTCCTACCGTGGGAATGTTCGGTTTCGCGCTTGCTCTGGCGCTCCCATTCACCCTCTTCGCCCTCTTCCCATCATGGTTGAAGTCGGCTCCTAAGTCGGGTTCGTGGATGGAGACCATCAAGATTGTGCTCGGCTTTATCGAGCTTGCCTTCTCTCTGAAGTTCCTCTCTGTAGCCGATCTGGCTTACGGCTGGCACATCATGGACCGCGAGGTATTCCTCTCGCTCTGGATTGTCATCTTCGGTCTGTTGGGTCTCTATCTCATCGGCAAGCTGAAGTTCCAGGTTGATGCAATCGGGGGCGACATCAACAAGCCTATGCCTGTAGCCTGCATCATGTTGGGTCTCTGTTCTTTGGCATTCTCGGTTTATATGATTCCAGGTCTCTGGGGTGCTCCTTGCAAGGCTGTGAGCGCATTTGCTCCACCTATTAATACACAGGACTTCAACCTCAACACCAAGACCGTAGAGCCTGCTTACAAGGATTATGAGTTGGGAATGGCTGCTGCCAAGGCTTCCGGCAAACCGGTATTGCTTGATTTCACGGGTTATGGTTGTGTAAACTGCCGCAAGATGGAGGCTTCTGTATGGACAGATCCATCGGTTGCCGATAAGCTGGCAAAGGATTATGTTCTCATCTCACTTTATGTAGATGACAAGACTCCTCTTCCTGAACCTATGGAGGTAACGTTTAATGGAGAGAAGCGCACCCTGCGAACCGTAGGCGACAAGTGGAGTTATCTGCAGGCAAGCAAGTTTGGAGCTAATGCCCAGCCATTCTATGTGGCTATTGACAACGATGGCAATCCTCTTGCAGCAGCCTTCAGTTTCAAAGAAGATGTTAGTGCTTATCTCGACTTCCTGAACAAGGGTCTGGATAATTACAGAAACAAATAA